In Melanotaenia boesemani isolate fMelBoe1 chromosome 7, fMelBoe1.pri, whole genome shotgun sequence, a single window of DNA contains:
- the adra2db gene encoding alpha-2Db adrenergic receptor → MNLAQLNLLVENVSSDENSTDAPFTLPHTEAATALIILVVTVIVSVTIVGNVLVIVAVLTSRALRAPQNLFLVSLASADILVATLVIPFSLVNEIMGYWYFGSTWCAFYLALDVLFCTSSIVHLCAISLDRYWSVTKAVSYNLKRTPKRIKSMIAVVWIISAIISFPPLLMTKHDERECLLNDETWYILSSCMVSFFAPGLIMILVYCKIYKVAKQRSSTVFVAKNGLERQPSQSETCFVRKDRFEMESPSSQSSGSQQQRQGELDDIDLEESCYSSDTKPRHHRFTKRRKVEGSDCCPPQNCRLSWASARALQPCPEQKNPTGRQQLAAANKTKVAQMREKRFTFVLAVVMGVFVLCWFPFFFTYTLHAICRDSCYIPGALFNLFFWIGYCNSSVNPIIYTIFNRDFRKAFKKIICRTSKQT, encoded by the coding sequence ATGAATCTAGCCCAGTTAAATCTGCTGGTGGAAAACGTTTCCAGTGATGAAAACTCCACTGACGCACCGTTTACACTGCCTCACACGGAGGCAGCCACTGCACTCATCATCCTGGTGGTTACTGTGATagtttctgtgaccattgtgggCAATGTGTTGGTGATTGTAGCGGTGCTGACCAGTCGGGCACTGCGTGCGCCACAGAACCTTTTTCTAGTCTCTCTGGCATCAGCGGACATCCTGGTGGCCACGCTGGTCATCCCATTCTCTCTTGTCAATGAGATAATGGGTTACTGGTACTTTGGAAGTACTTGGTGCGCTTTCTATCTGGCTTTGGATGTGTTGTTCTGCACATCATCCATCGTGCACCTGTGCGCCATCAGCCTGGACCGCTATTGGTCAGTGACAAAGGCGGTAAGCTACAACCTGAAGCGCACGCCTAAGCGCATCAAGTCAATGATCGCTGTGGTGTGGATCATATCTGCCATCATatcctttcctcctcttctcatGACCAAACATGATGAACGGGAATGTCTGCTTAATGATGAGACCTGGTATATCCTCTCATCCTGCATGGTATCCTTCTTCGCTCCGGGTCTCATTATGATTCTGGTATATTGTAAAATTTATAAAGTGGCAAAGCAGCGCTCCTCTACCGTCTTTGTGGCCAAAAACGGTTTGGAGAGGCAGCCATCTCAGTCAGAGACTTGCTTTGTCAGGAAGGACCGCTTCGAGATGGAGAGTCCTAGCAGCCAAAGCTCCGGCAGCCAACAGCAGAGGCAGGGGGAGCTGGATGACATTGACCTGGAGGAAAGCTGCTATTCTTCGGATACTAAACCCCGTCATCATCGATTCACCAAGCGCAGAAAGGTGGAGGGATCGGACTGCTGCCCACCACAGAACTGCCGCCTCTCCTGGGCTTCAGCTCGGGCGTTACAACCCTGCCCGGAGCAGAAGAACCCAACCGGCCGACAACAGTTGGCCGCGGCCAACAAAACCAAAGTAGCTCAGATGCGCGAGAAGCGTTTCACCTTCGTACTGGCGGTTGTTATGGGGGTGTTTGTGTTGTGCTGGttcccttttttctttacctACACTCTCCATGCTATCTGCAGAGACAGCTGCTACATCCCTGGTGcactttttaaccttttcttttgGATTGGCTATTGCAATAGTTCTGTGAACCCCATCATTTACACTATTTTTAACAGGGATTTTAGGAAAGCCTTCAAGAAAATCATATGTAGGACTTCAAAGCAAACATAA